A single window of Candidatus Hydrogenedentota bacterium DNA harbors:
- a CDS encoding regulator: protein MFNCFRSLAAGWALVGFSLAGGVLLPQASAVEPMKDTPFVQEYHEAFPIVADGPENDVRAVAVSPEGTVFAATPKGTYRLDGRNWVKQAGAAAGETFDLLTADGAVWIAAWDGVYRIAEGSATKVGDLSHPISVISDSPSGLTAMGPDGAWTYDGSAWTPLSTDWSLNLRDLTTAPDGSLWIATWLGLYHNGPTGVRRYFEPWEITSGAVNGIAFAPNGQLWVGCWGGITVLENGACVRKITTADGLPWWDVRSMAFAPDGTLWAGTAEGVARYSERPDWVAQNNGSPWSLRHSKRWLLDDEVRDIDFDAEGTAWIATAKGVSAIKRRMMTLAEKADYYQAILEERHVRPPGFVEKCKFKRPNDLTEWDGVDDDNDGEYTSLYTTMESIRYAVTGSEEARANATRGFEALSYLHEVTGGKGFFARTVVPSTWTEVHDKNQAFTPEEVAAQRVRDPRWRYVERRWRPSADGKWLWKGDTSSDEVNGHYMGFYYYHKLVADDAQKAKAAKRITTLTDYIIANDYTLVDPETGVYTRWGMWNEDRLRNNDDWWVESFINRFEVLAYLRIAYYMSGDKKYLNEHDRFIKEHGYKEFLRRPKAHRISEQSRIDDSMIYELGPVLYELETDPELKTLLLEGLTWVYSTVADDQSPLFNFSMAQVGGADTRLDESVAFLRDQPLDLRQWIVDNSVREDIDLVRKPMQDSLQTSRMLPPSERGVMRWDKNPWEYISGDFPHEEGLMESSGVFWLLPYWLGRYVGHIEAP, encoded by the coding sequence ATGTTTAACTGTTTTCGTTCTTTGGCCGCGGGTTGGGCCCTCGTAGGCTTCTCTTTGGCGGGCGGGGTTTTACTACCCCAGGCTTCGGCCGTTGAACCCATGAAAGACACGCCCTTCGTCCAGGAATATCACGAAGCCTTCCCCATCGTCGCCGACGGACCCGAGAACGATGTGCGGGCCGTTGCCGTGAGCCCCGAAGGAACGGTCTTCGCCGCCACCCCCAAGGGGACCTATCGCCTGGATGGGCGGAACTGGGTGAAACAGGCGGGTGCCGCCGCGGGGGAAACCTTCGATCTGCTTACGGCCGACGGGGCCGTCTGGATTGCCGCCTGGGATGGCGTTTACCGCATTGCCGAGGGCAGCGCCACCAAAGTCGGCGATCTCAGCCACCCGATCAGCGTGATTTCAGATTCCCCTTCGGGCCTTACGGCCATGGGGCCGGACGGGGCCTGGACTTATGACGGCAGCGCTTGGACGCCCTTGAGCACCGACTGGTCGCTCAACCTGCGCGACCTGACCACCGCCCCCGATGGTTCCCTTTGGATCGCAACCTGGCTCGGCCTCTACCACAATGGACCGACGGGCGTACGACGCTATTTCGAGCCCTGGGAGATTACCTCCGGCGCGGTGAACGGTATCGCGTTTGCCCCCAACGGCCAGCTCTGGGTCGGGTGCTGGGGCGGCATCACGGTGCTGGAAAATGGCGCCTGCGTCCGCAAGATCACTACGGCGGATGGACTGCCCTGGTGGGACGTGCGCTCCATGGCCTTTGCGCCCGACGGCACCCTCTGGGCCGGGACGGCGGAGGGTGTGGCGCGCTACAGCGAGCGACCGGACTGGGTGGCGCAGAACAACGGCAGCCCCTGGTCCCTTCGCCACAGCAAGCGCTGGCTGCTGGACGACGAAGTGCGGGATATCGACTTTGACGCCGAAGGCACCGCCTGGATCGCCACGGCGAAGGGCGTCAGCGCAATCAAGCGGCGCATGATGACGCTGGCGGAGAAGGCCGACTACTATCAGGCGATTTTGGAAGAGCGTCACGTGCGCCCGCCGGGCTTTGTTGAAAAGTGCAAATTCAAACGGCCGAATGACCTGACGGAATGGGACGGTGTGGACGACGACAACGACGGCGAGTACACCTCCCTGTACACGACCATGGAATCGATTCGCTATGCCGTAACCGGCAGCGAGGAAGCCCGCGCCAATGCCACACGCGGGTTTGAGGCCCTTTCCTATCTGCATGAGGTGACGGGCGGGAAAGGCTTCTTCGCCCGCACGGTGGTGCCATCGACATGGACGGAAGTCCACGACAAGAATCAGGCGTTTACGCCGGAAGAAGTGGCGGCGCAACGCGTGCGCGATCCCCGCTGGCGCTATGTGGAGCGTCGCTGGAGGCCCTCCGCCGACGGCAAGTGGCTTTGGAAAGGGGATACCAGCTCGGACGAAGTGAACGGCCACTACATGGGCTTTTATTATTACCACAAACTGGTCGCGGATGACGCGCAGAAAGCGAAGGCGGCGAAGCGCATCACGACACTGACCGACTATATCATCGCGAATGACTACACGCTGGTGGACCCCGAAACGGGCGTTTACACCCGCTGGGGCATGTGGAACGAAGACCGGCTCCGGAACAACGATGACTGGTGGGTGGAAAGCTTCATCAACCGCTTTGAAGTGCTTGCGTATTTGCGCATCGCGTACTACATGTCGGGCGACAAGAAGTACCTCAATGAGCATGACCGCTTCATCAAGGAGCACGGGTACAAGGAATTCCTGCGCCGCCCGAAAGCCCACCGGATCTCGGAGCAGAGTCGGATCGATGACAGCATGATCTATGAACTGGGGCCGGTGCTTTATGAACTCGAAACCGACCCCGAGCTGAAGACGCTGTTGCTCGAAGGGCTCACGTGGGTTTACAGCACGGTGGCGGATGACCAGAGCCCCCTGTTCAATTTTTCCATGGCCCAGGTTGGCGGGGCCGACACGCGACTGGATGAGAGCGTCGCCTTTCTGCGCGATCAGCCGCTGGACCTGCGCCAGTGGATCGTGGACAACAGCGTGCGCGAGGATATCGACCTGGTGCGCAAACCCATGCAGGACAGCCTCCAGACCAGCCGTATGCTCCCGCCGAGCGAACGGGGCGTGATGCGCTGGGACAAGAATCCCTGGGAGTATATTTCCGGCGACTTCCCCCATGAAGAGGGTTTGATGGAGAGCAGCGGCGTGTTCTGGCTGCTTCCCTACTGGCTTGGCCGTTATGTGGGACATATCGAAGCCCCCTGA
- a CDS encoding prepilin-type N-terminal cleavage/methylation domain-containing protein yields MKNSNKGFTLIELMIVVAIIAIIAAIAIPNLLRSRMQSNESSAIGNLRTIVGAEVAYHAANYEYTADFADLTGATPSFLDGNWAGTKSGYNYVLGGDANNFTANANAAVYGTTGGKGFFTDSSGVIRYADGADADASSEPIGE; encoded by the coding sequence ATGAAAAACTCGAACAAAGGTTTCACGCTGATTGAATTGATGATCGTGGTCGCCATTATCGCCATCATTGCCGCTATCGCTATTCCAAACCTGCTCCGCTCGCGCATGCAGTCCAACGAATCGAGCGCCATCGGCAACCTGCGCACCATCGTGGGCGCTGAAGTGGCCTACCATGCCGCGAACTATGAGTATACGGCAGACTTCGCGGATCTCACCGGCGCTACCCCCTCGTTCCTGGACGGTAACTGGGCCGGCACGAAGAGCGGATATAACTACGTGCTCGGCGGCGACGCCAATAACTTTACGGCCAACGCAAACGCGGCCGTGTATGGCACGACGGGCGGCAAGGGCTTCTTCACGGACTCCAGCGGCGTGATTCGCTACGCCGACGGTGCCGACGCCGACGCCTCCAGCGAACCGATTGGTGAGTAA
- the larA gene encoding nickel-dependent lactate racemase, which translates to MKIEIPYGDITMAAEADWIRPLGTLDVADAINLDDVPAAVLDGLAHPLGGPPLHERLRVGGSVVIVVSDSFRKTCVDQILPTLLIWLGERGVGDEHITFLVATGSHRGPTGGELDTILGREIHHRFAGRIHAHDPVDRENLVYLGTTSRGTPVSLNKIAAKADTLIVTGTVVLHYFGGFGGGRKSIVPGLAGLETIAANHALNLDPLEDALNPAVAIGRMAGNPVAEDMLEGALLGPDAFLINTVLDRKGKIARIFLGDLVAAHAAACDFSASLYAVPIREQADLVIASAGSAKNFIQSHKSLYNACQAAKPGGLILLATPAEEGYGGNKFAEWLALGSREAIITALRRNAEINGQTALSTLEKARRTVFLTRMAPELVTAMGGRRVERLADGLEMLRRDFVRFGIERPTGLVMPSASVTVPMFQPR; encoded by the coding sequence GTGAAAATCGAAATCCCCTACGGTGACATCACGATGGCGGCCGAGGCCGACTGGATTCGCCCGCTGGGTACGTTGGATGTGGCCGACGCCATCAACCTGGATGATGTTCCCGCCGCAGTGCTGGACGGGCTCGCCCATCCCCTGGGCGGTCCGCCACTTCACGAGCGGCTGCGCGTTGGCGGCTCCGTTGTTATCGTGGTGTCCGATAGCTTTCGCAAGACCTGCGTCGACCAAATACTTCCGACCCTTCTGATCTGGCTTGGGGAGCGCGGCGTGGGGGACGAGCACATTACGTTTCTCGTCGCAACCGGTTCCCATCGGGGGCCGACGGGTGGCGAGCTTGACACGATCCTCGGGCGGGAGATTCACCATCGCTTCGCCGGGCGCATCCACGCCCACGATCCCGTGGATCGGGAGAATCTGGTGTATCTGGGCACGACCTCCCGGGGGACGCCGGTATCCCTGAACAAAATTGCCGCGAAGGCCGACACGTTGATAGTCACCGGCACCGTGGTGCTCCACTACTTTGGCGGCTTCGGCGGTGGCCGCAAGTCCATCGTGCCGGGGCTCGCGGGCCTGGAAACCATCGCGGCGAATCACGCGCTGAATCTGGATCCGCTGGAGGACGCGCTGAATCCGGCCGTGGCTATCGGCCGCATGGCCGGCAATCCGGTGGCGGAGGACATGCTCGAAGGCGCGCTGCTTGGACCGGACGCTTTTCTCATCAATACGGTTCTGGATCGAAAGGGCAAGATTGCGCGGATCTTCCTGGGAGACCTCGTGGCGGCCCATGCGGCGGCCTGCGACTTCTCCGCATCGCTCTATGCCGTCCCCATTCGGGAGCAGGCGGATCTCGTCATTGCCTCGGCGGGATCGGCGAAGAATTTCATCCAGAGCCACAAGTCGCTCTACAACGCCTGCCAGGCGGCCAAGCCCGGCGGCCTGATCCTCCTGGCCACCCCGGCGGAAGAGGGCTACGGGGGAAATAAATTCGCCGAGTGGCTCGCCCTGGGAAGTCGGGAAGCGATCATCACCGCGCTCCGCCGTAATGCCGAAATCAACGGTCAGACGGCCCTTTCAACCCTGGAAAAGGCGCGCAGAACCGTCTTCCTGACGCGGATGGCGCCGGAGCTCGTCACGGCCATGGGGGGGAGGCGGGTGGAGCGTCTGGCGGATGGGCTCGAAATGCTACGCCGGGACTTCGTCAGGTTTGGGATCGAGCGCCCCACCGGTCTGGTCATGCCCTCCGCATCGGTCACCGTGCCCATGTTCCAGCCCCGCTGA
- a CDS encoding DUF177 domain-containing protein, translating into MSSLEIQLIFVTERGFRLDVTLDVNSLRPEGVEALPMGEVTVRGTLTPMIGQYLFQGTVEGVFSQPCARCLEPAEVPVSLPVVWTFEEGPAENRRRDDDDDEVVDEVEDEAYGLYAYQGTSLSLAWPVWTEVALALPVKFVCREDCRGLCPVCGGNRNSAPCTCPEEVIEETPVQNSGFAGLKDLFPDLPK; encoded by the coding sequence GTGTCGAGTCTTGAAATCCAGTTAATTTTCGTCACGGAACGCGGTTTTCGCCTCGACGTCACGTTGGACGTGAACAGTCTGCGGCCCGAAGGTGTGGAAGCCCTCCCCATGGGCGAGGTCACCGTTCGCGGGACTTTGACGCCCATGATAGGGCAGTATCTCTTTCAAGGTACGGTGGAAGGCGTCTTTTCCCAGCCCTGTGCGCGTTGCCTTGAGCCTGCGGAAGTCCCCGTGTCGCTGCCGGTGGTGTGGACCTTTGAAGAGGGTCCCGCCGAGAACCGCAGGCGGGATGACGACGATGACGAGGTGGTGGATGAGGTGGAGGATGAAGCCTACGGATTGTATGCCTACCAGGGTACGTCCCTCAGTCTGGCGTGGCCGGTGTGGACGGAAGTAGCGCTGGCTTTGCCTGTGAAGTTTGTTTGCCGCGAGGATTGTCGCGGTTTGTGCCCAGTGTGCGGGGGCAACCGGAATTCGGCGCCCTGCACGTGCCCGGAAGAAGTTATCGAAGAAACGCCTGTGCAAAACAGCGGATTCGCGGGACTGAAAGATCTGTTCCCCGATCTCCCCAAGTAG
- the rpmF gene encoding 50S ribosomal protein L32, which produces MPVPKRKTGKAKKGMRRSHHALTPRQLIACPSCGERIPSHRVCPKCGHYKERLIVNVDQD; this is translated from the coding sequence GTGCCAGTACCTAAGAGAAAAACCGGTAAAGCCAAAAAAGGCATGCGCCGCTCGCACCACGCCCTCACGCCCCGCCAGCTTATTGCCTGCCCGAGCTGCGGCGAGCGCATCCCTTCGCACCGGGTGTGCCCCAAGTGCGGACACTACAAAGAACGCCTTATCGTCAACGTAGATCAGGACTAA
- the plsX gene encoding phosphate acyltransferase PlsX, which produces MRIVVDAMGADNAPDVEIEGAVSASLDSDVQIILVGDEAILKPKLAAYPKRGDIKIVHAAEAISMHETPGTAIRQKKDSSLLVGMRLVKNGEADAIVSAGNTGAVHVGARTVLGPMRGVARSAICGTFPTTKGRVLLLDIGANVDCTARHLCEFAEMGIAYSQYALGVQRPRVGLLNIGEEDAKGGSVAKEVHCKLRVAPHVNFVGNVEPKAMFAGEADVIVCDGFHGNLLLKTAEAVARLTGGLLREEFERSFFNKLAALFAMRSLKAIKAKVDPNESPGAPLLGVNGIVIIIHGSSNGTGVANAIKGAQVAFKNGLNQHIAENIEELRSVDRKVS; this is translated from the coding sequence ATGCGAATCGTTGTGGATGCCATGGGCGCGGACAATGCGCCCGATGTCGAGATCGAAGGTGCGGTTTCCGCCAGCCTCGACAGCGATGTCCAGATCATTCTCGTCGGCGATGAAGCAATTCTGAAGCCGAAACTGGCGGCCTATCCGAAGCGTGGCGACATCAAGATCGTCCATGCGGCGGAAGCTATATCGATGCACGAGACGCCCGGCACGGCCATCCGCCAGAAGAAGGACTCGTCCCTTCTGGTCGGCATGCGCCTGGTCAAGAATGGCGAGGCGGATGCCATCGTCAGCGCGGGCAATACCGGTGCGGTCCACGTGGGCGCGCGCACGGTGCTCGGTCCCATGCGCGGCGTGGCCCGTTCGGCCATTTGCGGCACCTTCCCCACCACGAAGGGCCGCGTGCTGCTGCTGGACATCGGCGCCAACGTGGATTGTACGGCCCGCCATCTATGCGAATTCGCCGAGATGGGCATCGCCTACTCCCAGTATGCCCTGGGGGTGCAGAGGCCCCGTGTCGGCCTCCTGAATATTGGTGAGGAAGACGCCAAGGGCGGTTCCGTTGCCAAGGAAGTGCACTGCAAACTCCGCGTAGCGCCCCATGTGAATTTTGTGGGGAATGTAGAGCCCAAAGCCATGTTTGCGGGCGAGGCCGATGTGATTGTTTGTGATGGTTTCCATGGAAACCTGCTGCTGAAAACCGCCGAGGCCGTGGCGCGCCTTACTGGTGGATTGCTGCGGGAGGAATTCGAACGTTCCTTCTTCAACAAGCTCGCCGCCCTTTTTGCCATGCGCTCGCTCAAAGCGATCAAAGCCAAGGTCGATCCGAACGAATCACCGGGGGCGCCCTTGCTCGGCGTGAACGGGATCGTCATCATCATCCATGGGTCGTCCAACGGAACCGGTGTCGCCAATGCCATCAAAGGCGCCCAGGTCGCCTTCAAGAATGGATTGAACCAGCATATCGCCGAAAATATCGAAGAGCTGCGCAGCGTCGACCGCAAGGTAAGCTGA
- the fabD gene encoding ACP S-malonyltransferase, with product MSFFLFPGQGSQKPAMAQDFYEGSHTAKAVLDEANALFGEEDLLHILFSGTQDELNQTRIAQPGLLAVEVAIARHLAESGIHPSGCAGHSLGEIPALVVAGVVSFEDAFRFTMVRARLMSENVPEGGMAAVMGLDADLITASLPKSVQVANYNGPSQTIISGTKDGLAAAEGILKDAGAKRVMPLAVSGPFHSQYMRPAAEEFASVLAGVTFHAPSIPFISSVTGGPVESPNTIRALLAEQLYSPVRWTDVMARIGHQSALEVGPGNVLKGLAKRMEGAPTVHAAGMLTDLTELVDAGHHHHHHRHPHLEL from the coding sequence ATGAGTTTCTTTCTTTTTCCAGGGCAGGGAAGCCAGAAGCCAGCCATGGCTCAGGACTTCTATGAAGGCTCCCACACCGCCAAGGCCGTCCTCGATGAGGCGAATGCCCTCTTCGGAGAAGAAGACCTCCTCCATATACTCTTCAGCGGAACGCAAGATGAGTTGAACCAGACCCGGATCGCCCAGCCTGGACTCCTGGCGGTGGAAGTGGCCATCGCCCGTCACTTGGCGGAGTCCGGGATCCACCCTTCCGGCTGCGCCGGTCATTCACTGGGCGAGATTCCCGCACTCGTCGTAGCCGGTGTGGTGTCCTTCGAGGACGCTTTCCGATTCACGATGGTCCGGGCCCGTCTCATGAGCGAGAACGTTCCCGAAGGCGGTATGGCCGCCGTCATGGGACTCGACGCCGACCTCATCACCGCGAGCCTGCCCAAGTCCGTGCAGGTGGCCAACTACAACGGTCCATCCCAGACCATCATCAGTGGCACAAAGGACGGCCTCGCCGCCGCCGAGGGTATCCTGAAGGACGCGGGCGCCAAGCGTGTCATGCCCCTCGCGGTCTCCGGACCCTTCCATTCTCAGTACATGCGTCCCGCAGCCGAAGAATTTGCCTCGGTGCTTGCGGGCGTGACGTTCCATGCACCCAGCATACCGTTCATTTCCTCCGTTACGGGCGGCCCCGTCGAATCGCCGAACACCATTCGCGCGCTCCTCGCGGAACAGCTCTACTCTCCCGTGCGCTGGACGGATGTCATGGCCCGGATTGGCCACCAGTCCGCGCTGGAAGTAGGGCCGGGCAATGTGTTGAAGGGGTTGGCCAAGCGGATGGAAGGGGCACCCACCGTGCACGCCGCAGGCATGCTGACCGACCTCACTGAACTGGTGGACGCGGGACATCATCACCATCATCACCGCCACCCCCACCTCGAATTGTAG
- the fabG gene encoding 3-oxoacyl-[acyl-carrier-protein] reductase: MSDFNNAVVLITGGTRGIGRACAELFASLGAKVAICGRGKEAAEKAAAEIGDNVKGYGCDISSPASVDALIEQVTEDLGTIQVLVNNAGITRDGLLMRMKDEQWAEVIQTNLTGAFYTCRAAAKTMLKARYGRIINVGSVVGLRGQAGQSNYAAAKAGIIGFTKAYAQEVASRNITVNVIAPGYIATDMTAELGEKATAAIVDHIPMKRVGQPEDIAHAVAFLASPQAGYITGATLSVDGGIGM; this comes from the coding sequence ATGAGCGATTTTAACAACGCGGTAGTACTTATCACCGGCGGCACGCGGGGTATTGGCCGCGCCTGCGCCGAACTCTTCGCCAGCCTGGGCGCCAAGGTCGCCATCTGCGGCCGCGGCAAGGAAGCCGCCGAAAAGGCGGCCGCCGAGATTGGGGACAACGTCAAGGGTTATGGCTGCGACATCAGTTCTCCCGCTTCCGTGGACGCTCTGATCGAGCAGGTCACGGAGGATCTTGGCACCATCCAAGTGCTGGTAAACAACGCCGGCATTACCCGTGACGGCCTGCTCATGCGCATGAAGGACGAGCAGTGGGCCGAAGTCATCCAGACCAATCTCACCGGTGCCTTCTACACCTGTCGCGCCGCCGCCAAGACCATGCTCAAGGCGCGCTATGGCCGCATCATCAACGTCGGCTCCGTCGTCGGTCTCCGCGGCCAGGCCGGCCAGTCCAACTACGCCGCCGCCAAGGCGGGCATCATCGGCTTTACCAAGGCCTACGCCCAGGAAGTCGCCAGTCGCAACATCACGGTGAATGTGATCGCCCCCGGCTACATCGCCACCGACATGACCGCCGAGCTCGGCGAAAAAGCCACCGCCGCCATCGTGGATCACATCCCCATGAAGCGCGTCGGCCAGCCGGAAGACATCGCCCACGCCGTCGCCTTCCTGGCTTCCCCCCAGGCGGGCTACATCACCGGCGCGACGTTGAGCGTCGATGGCGGGATTGGGATGTAG
- a CDS encoding alkene reductase encodes MTTHSDHNLLSPYDLAGLPLSNRVVMAPMTRARAGKSRVPNALMAEYYAQRSSAGLIITEATTISPQANGWVDSPGIYTDEQQAGWVPVVEAIHNAGSKVFLQLWHMGRASHSSFHDGAPAVAPSAIMINGDYIHTPLGKLPYETPRALELSEIPGVVEEYRRAAERARAAGFDGVEIHGANGYLIDQFLQSKTNHRTDEYGGTIEKRYRFLKEVTEAVLTVFPANRVGVRLSPNGIFNDMGSPDYRETFLYAATQLDRHGLAYLHVMDGLAFGFHEQGTPMTLAEFREVFHGTLMANCGYTQEDGDKAICEGHADLVAYGRPWITNPDLVARFSNGWPLSPPADPTVWSGPGAEGYTDFPAYSAA; translated from the coding sequence ATGACCACCCATTCCGACCACAACCTGCTTTCCCCCTACGACCTTGCGGGACTCCCCCTTAGCAATCGCGTTGTGATGGCGCCCATGACCCGTGCCCGTGCTGGTAAATCGCGTGTCCCCAATGCTTTGATGGCCGAGTACTACGCGCAGCGCTCCAGCGCTGGCCTCATCATCACCGAGGCTACCACGATCTCGCCCCAGGCAAATGGCTGGGTGGACTCGCCGGGGATCTACACCGACGAGCAGCAGGCGGGCTGGGTTCCTGTGGTGGAGGCGATCCACAACGCGGGGAGCAAGGTCTTCCTCCAGCTCTGGCACATGGGCCGCGCTTCCCACAGCAGCTTCCACGATGGCGCGCCCGCCGTGGCTCCTTCGGCCATCATGATCAATGGGGACTACATTCACACGCCCCTGGGCAAGCTGCCCTATGAAACGCCCCGTGCGCTGGAACTCAGCGAGATACCCGGCGTGGTGGAGGAGTACCGCCGCGCGGCGGAGCGCGCCAGAGCGGCGGGTTTCGACGGTGTGGAAATCCACGGCGCGAACGGTTACCTCATCGACCAGTTTCTCCAATCGAAGACCAACCACCGCACCGACGAGTATGGCGGGACCATCGAAAAACGATATCGCTTTCTGAAAGAAGTGACCGAGGCCGTATTGACCGTCTTTCCCGCGAACCGGGTCGGTGTCCGGCTGTCGCCCAACGGAATCTTTAATGACATGGGCTCACCGGACTACCGCGAGACCTTCCTGTACGCCGCGACGCAATTGGACCGTCACGGCCTTGCCTATCTGCACGTGATGGATGGCCTCGCCTTCGGCTTTCACGAGCAGGGCACACCCATGACCCTGGCGGAATTTCGCGAGGTATTTCACGGTACGCTCATGGCCAACTGCGGTTACACTCAGGAAGACGGCGATAAGGCGATTTGCGAAGGGCATGCGGATCTCGTGGCCTACGGACGCCCCTGGATCACCAATCCCGACCTCGTGGCCCGATTTTCGAACGGCTGGCCCCTCAGCCCGCCCGCCGACCCGACGGTATGGTCCGGTCCCGGCGCGGAAGGCTACACCGACTTTCCGGCTTACAGCGCGGCATGA
- a CDS encoding putative transporter has protein sequence MIWIQELFKGESIAGTVVILALVAVSGLVLGSFKLRGVGLGIAGVLFTGLIFGHFKFSVNHEMMEFAREFGLILFVYSIGMQVGPGIVDSLRREGLPMNLLAAGIVVLGAVTAMVLGRVFGIEPAVIVGLLCGATTNTPSLGAAQAAISDAGGSAEIFALPGLGYAVAYPFGIVGILLTMLFIRFIFRINVSKESQALSQARADQIESLSRSNYVVENPSLEGMALGEISLFEESGVIISRVQHEGVQAIATPETVLHAGDVVLAVGPPKKLHALKLMIGKVADTDLSSAPSTLESKRLIVTQKNVVGKALRDLALPTRYNVRVTRLLRAGVEMPVVPSLRLQYGDTIVAVGDAEQLQQAARLLGNSRNALNHPEMLPVFIGIALGVLVGSIPFDVPGVPAPVKLGLAGGPLLVAIVLSRLGNVGNVVWYLPNSASLIIRELGIVLFLSCVGLKAGNHLMETLLHGEGMTWMFIGAMITVIPLAIVGIIARLVVKLNFLSICGLLAGSMTDPPALAFAGNFAGSEGPTVAYATVYPLTMILRVIIAQILILMFL, from the coding sequence ATGATTTGGATACAGGAATTATTCAAAGGGGAGTCCATTGCCGGAACGGTCGTCATACTCGCCCTCGTCGCCGTCAGCGGCTTGGTACTCGGCAGTTTCAAATTGCGCGGCGTGGGCCTGGGAATCGCCGGTGTCTTGTTTACCGGCTTGATTTTCGGTCACTTCAAGTTCTCGGTAAACCATGAAATGATGGAGTTCGCCCGGGAATTCGGGCTGATTCTGTTTGTCTATTCCATCGGCATGCAGGTCGGTCCCGGTATCGTTGACTCTCTCCGCCGCGAAGGGCTGCCGATGAACCTGCTGGCCGCGGGCATTGTTGTCCTCGGCGCCGTCACCGCCATGGTCCTCGGGCGGGTTTTCGGTATCGAGCCGGCGGTCATCGTGGGTCTGCTCTGCGGCGCGACGACCAACACGCCCAGCCTCGGCGCGGCCCAGGCGGCCATCTCCGATGCGGGCGGCTCGGCGGAGATCTTTGCACTACCCGGTCTGGGCTATGCCGTTGCCTACCCATTTGGTATCGTGGGCATATTGCTCACCATGCTCTTTATTCGCTTCATCTTCCGGATCAACGTTTCGAAGGAGTCACAGGCACTCTCCCAGGCCCGGGCCGACCAGATCGAGTCGCTGAGCCGCTCCAACTATGTGGTGGAGAATCCCAGCCTTGAGGGCATGGCGCTCGGCGAGATCTCCCTCTTCGAGGAGTCGGGCGTAATCATTTCCCGCGTGCAACACGAGGGCGTTCAAGCGATTGCCACGCCGGAGACCGTGCTCCACGCGGGGGACGTGGTACTGGCGGTTGGTCCGCCGAAAAAGCTGCACGCCCTCAAGCTGATGATCGGCAAGGTCGCGGATACGGACCTTTCCAGCGCGCCCAGCACCCTCGAATCCAAGCGGCTAATCGTGACGCAGAAGAACGTGGTGGGCAAGGCCCTCCGCGACCTGGCCCTTCCCACGCGGTACAACGTCCGCGTCACCCGCCTTCTCCGCGCGGGCGTGGAAATGCCCGTCGTCCCTTCGCTTCGCCTTCAGTATGGCGACACGATCGTGGCCGTGGGCGATGCGGAGCAGTTGCAGCAGGCGGCGCGCCTCCTGGGCAATTCACGAAACGCCCTCAACCACCCCGAGATGCTCCCGGTCTTCATCGGCATCGCACTGGGCGTACTGGTGGGCAGCATCCCCTTTGACGTGCCCGGCGTTCCCGCGCCGGTGAAGCTTGGCCTTGCGGGCGGTCCGCTCCTGGTGGCCATCGTCCTCAGCCGGCTGGGCAACGTCGGCAATGTAGTCTGGTATCTGCCCAACAGCGCCAGCCTCATCATCCGTGAACTGGGTATCGTGCTTTTCCTGTCCTGCGTGGGCCTGAAAGCGGGCAATCATCTCATGGAAACCTTGCTGCACGGCGAAGGCATGACCTGGATGTTCATAGGCGCGATGATCACCGTGATTCCCCTGGCCATTGTCGGCATCATTGCCCGACTTGTGGTTAAACTGAACTTCCTTTCCATCTGCGGCCTTTTGGCGGGCAGCATGACGGATCCGCCCGCCCTGGCCTTCGCCGGCAATTTCGCGGGCTCCGAAGGGCCCACGGTCGCCTACGCGACGGTCTATCCGCTTACAATGATCCTGCGCGTGATCATCGCGCAGATCCTGATCCTGATGTTTTTGTAG